In Niallia sp. FSL W8-0635, one genomic interval encodes:
- the menB gene encoding 1,4-dihydroxy-2-naphthoyl-CoA synthase: MTVEWVAGKQYEEIIYETYNGIAKITINRPHVHNAFTPRTVSELIDAFAMARDDSNVGVIILTGAGDKAFCSGGDQKVRGHGGYVGEDQIPRLNVLDLQRLIRVIPKPVIAMVKGYAIGGGHVLHIVCDLTIAADNAVFGQTGPKVGSFDAGYGSGYLARIVGHKKAREIWFLCRQYNAQEALDMGLVNTVVPLEKVEEETIQWCEEILEKSPTALRFLKAAFNADTDGLAGIQQFAGDATLLYYTTDEAKEGRDSFKEKRNPDFGQFPRFP; encoded by the coding sequence ATGACAGTAGAATGGGTAGCTGGCAAACAATATGAAGAAATCATTTATGAAACATATAATGGCATTGCCAAAATTACAATCAATAGACCACATGTACATAATGCTTTTACACCAAGAACGGTAAGTGAACTAATTGATGCGTTTGCAATGGCAAGAGATGACAGCAATGTAGGCGTAATTATTTTAACGGGTGCAGGTGATAAAGCATTCTGTTCTGGTGGGGATCAAAAGGTTAGAGGACATGGTGGATATGTTGGAGAAGATCAAATTCCACGCTTAAACGTACTTGATTTACAGCGTTTAATTAGAGTTATTCCAAAACCTGTTATTGCAATGGTAAAAGGCTATGCAATTGGTGGAGGACATGTTCTTCATATCGTCTGTGATTTAACGATTGCTGCTGATAATGCTGTTTTCGGACAAACTGGTCCAAAGGTAGGTAGCTTTGATGCTGGTTATGGTTCTGGCTATTTAGCAAGAATTGTTGGTCATAAAAAGGCTAGAGAAATTTGGTTCTTATGTCGCCAATACAATGCACAAGAAGCACTAGATATGGGATTAGTAAATACGGTTGTACCGTTAGAAAAAGTAGAAGAAGAGACGATACAATGGTGTGAAGAGATTTTAGAGAAGAGTCCAACCGCACTTCGTTTCTTAAAAGCAGCCTTTAATGCAGATACAGATGGTTTAGCTGGAATTCAGCAATTTGCTGGGGACGCAACATTACTATACTATACAACAGATGAAGCAAAAGAAGGACGTGACTCTTTCAAAGAAAAACGTAATCCTGATTTTGGGCAATTCCCTCGTTTTCCTTAA
- a CDS encoding alpha/beta hydrolase family protein, with protein sequence MFNGDILEKIRFPSPNPSIDLFLVTYYVDGLKVKGMLASPNDGEIYDGFLYLRGGIKNVGKVRPGRIIQFASEGFVVFAPFYRGNQGGDGNEDFAGDDKNDAIAAFTLLKNLSNVNNVHVFGFSRGGVMALFVGIYCPVQSIVTWGGVSDMFLTYEERKDLRRMMKRVIGGTPSKYPDRYEARTPLYKLDKINAPTLIIHGKLDNNVSVEHSLKLEEKLKQLGKEVDTWYFPEFTHYFPPATNRKVVTSLSSWMKKQVGKMVN encoded by the coding sequence ATGTTCAACGGTGATATTCTAGAGAAAATAAGATTTCCGTCTCCTAATCCTTCAATAGATTTATTTCTAGTTACATATTATGTGGACGGATTAAAAGTAAAAGGAATGCTTGCTTCTCCAAATGATGGAGAAATCTATGATGGTTTTCTTTATTTACGGGGAGGCATTAAAAATGTTGGGAAGGTACGTCCAGGGAGAATTATCCAATTTGCATCCGAGGGCTTTGTCGTTTTCGCCCCTTTTTATCGTGGTAATCAGGGCGGAGATGGAAATGAAGACTTTGCAGGCGATGATAAAAATGACGCCATAGCTGCATTCACATTATTAAAAAATTTATCGAACGTGAACAATGTTCATGTATTTGGCTTTTCAAGAGGTGGAGTGATGGCATTATTTGTGGGGATTTATTGTCCTGTTCAGTCGATTGTTACATGGGGCGGTGTTAGTGATATGTTCCTAACCTATGAAGAACGAAAAGATTTACGCAGGATGATGAAAAGAGTTATTGGGGGCACACCTTCTAAATATCCAGATAGATACGAAGCAAGAACCCCGCTTTATAAATTAGACAAAATTAACGCCCCTACACTTATCATTCATGGGAAGCTAGATAATAATGTCTCAGTCGAACATAGTTTAAAGTTGGAAGAGAAGCTAAAACAGTTAGGCAAAGAAGTGGACACATGGTATTTTCCAGAGTTTACTCACTACTTCCCTCCAGCAACGAATCGGAAAGTTGTCACTTCTTTATCTAGCTGGATGAAAAAACAAGTAGGAAAAATGGTAAACTAA
- the yidD gene encoding membrane protein insertion efficiency factor YidD: MKHVFLFIIRIYRKVISPLKPPTCRFYPTCSSYGLEAIQKFGAIKGGYLTIKRIVKCHPFHPGGLDPVPDEFHCKDHSHPPNENN; this comes from the coding sequence ATGAAACATGTCTTTTTATTTATTATCCGTATTTATCGAAAAGTCATTTCTCCTTTAAAACCGCCAACCTGTCGTTTTTATCCAACCTGCTCTTCCTATGGTTTAGAAGCCATTCAAAAGTTTGGCGCAATTAAAGGCGGATACTTAACAATTAAACGAATAGTTAAATGCCACCCTTTTCATCCTGGTGGTTTAGATCCTGTACCAGATGAATTTCACTGCAAAGATCATAGCCATCCGCCAAATGAAAATAATTAA
- a CDS encoding S-ribosylhomocysteine lyase has product MPSVESFELDHTAVKAPYVRHCGVHKVGSDGVVNKYDIRFCQPNKQAMKPDVIHTLEHLLAFNLRAHVEKYNHFDIIDISPMGCQTGYYLVVSGEPTVEEIIDLLEATMKTAIEITEIPAANETQCGQAKLHDLEGAKRLMNFWLSKDKEELKQVFG; this is encoded by the coding sequence ATGCCTTCAGTTGAAAGCTTTGAATTAGATCATACAGCAGTAAAAGCTCCCTATGTTAGACATTGTGGAGTACACAAAGTAGGTAGTGATGGAGTAGTTAATAAATATGATATTCGCTTCTGTCAGCCAAATAAGCAAGCAATGAAACCAGATGTTATTCATACTTTGGAGCATTTATTAGCATTTAATTTACGTGCACATGTAGAAAAATATAATCATTTCGACATCATTGATATTTCTCCAATGGGTTGCCAAACAGGCTATTATTTAGTTGTTAGCGGTGAACCAACAGTGGAGGAAATTATCGATTTATTAGAAGCAACAATGAAGACTGCTATAGAAATTACCGAAATTCCAGCGGCTAATGAAACGCAATGTGGCCAGGCAAAACTTCATGATTTAGAAGGCGCTAAAAGACTGATGAATTTTTGGTTAAGTAAAGACAAAGAAGAATTAAAACAAGTTTTTGGATAA
- the cls gene encoding cardiolipin synthase, which yields MHIYSIILSVFIILNIILAFLVIFFERKDPIATWAWLMVLTFIPILGFILYLLFGQNLRNRKLFQWDERKKLGIEPILASQLLQISSNQLRTTNEVIRKNQDLIYLNLFNNDSVLTENNAVEIFTDGNQKFKQLFTDIKNAKKSIHLQYYILKNDGIGSDLISLLVEKAKEGVEVRLLYDELGSRTLRKKVFKELRAAGGVVEVFFPSKFHLINLRLNYRNHRKLGIIDGKIGYIGGFNVGDEYLGLHPKFGYWRDTHLRIVGTAVYAIQTRFILDWNQASHQHEIKYSPEYFPGKIDEIIGNIGMQIVSSGPDSEWEQIKNGYIKMITSAKESVYIQTPYFIPDASLLDTLRIAALSGIDVKIMIPNKPDHMFVYWATYSYIGEMLKAGAKIYIYENGFIHAKTILVDRKIASVGTANIDMRSFRLNFEVNAFIYSEQIANELTDDFLEDMELSTHLTAEQYSKRSLWIRFKESFSRLLSPLL from the coding sequence ATGCACATCTATTCAATAATTTTAAGTGTATTTATTATACTTAATATCATTTTGGCTTTTCTTGTTATCTTCTTTGAGAGAAAAGATCCGATTGCAACATGGGCTTGGTTGATGGTACTAACCTTTATCCCTATTCTTGGGTTTATTTTATATTTACTTTTTGGTCAAAATTTACGAAACAGAAAGTTATTTCAATGGGATGAGCGGAAAAAGCTTGGCATAGAGCCAATATTAGCTTCCCAACTTTTGCAAATAAGTTCCAATCAATTGCGGACAACAAATGAAGTGATTCGGAAAAATCAAGATTTAATTTATTTGAATTTATTTAACAACGATTCCGTTCTGACAGAAAATAATGCTGTAGAAATTTTTACAGATGGAAATCAGAAATTCAAGCAATTATTTACAGATATCAAAAATGCTAAAAAGTCGATTCATTTACAATACTATATTTTAAAAAATGATGGTATTGGCTCTGACCTGATCAGCTTACTTGTTGAAAAGGCCAAAGAAGGTGTAGAAGTTCGATTATTATATGATGAGCTTGGTTCAAGAACATTACGTAAAAAAGTGTTCAAAGAACTGCGAGCAGCAGGTGGGGTTGTCGAAGTATTTTTCCCAAGCAAATTCCACTTAATTAACTTACGTTTAAATTACCGGAATCATAGAAAGCTAGGTATTATTGATGGAAAAATTGGCTATATCGGAGGCTTTAATGTTGGTGATGAATACTTAGGTCTCCATCCCAAATTTGGATATTGGAGAGATACGCACTTACGAATTGTAGGCACAGCAGTCTATGCTATCCAAACAAGATTTATTCTTGATTGGAATCAAGCATCTCATCAACATGAAATTAAATATTCACCAGAATATTTTCCTGGGAAGATTGATGAGATTATTGGAAATATCGGCATGCAAATTGTATCAAGTGGTCCAGATTCAGAATGGGAACAAATCAAGAACGGTTATATTAAAATGATTACTTCCGCTAAAGAAAGTGTTTATATTCAAACTCCCTATTTTATTCCTGATGCAAGCTTACTTGATACATTGAGAATAGCTGCTTTATCTGGTATCGATGTAAAAATTATGATTCCAAACAAACCTGATCATATGTTTGTATACTGGGCAACATATTCCTATATCGGTGAAATGCTAAAAGCAGGAGCAAAGATTTATATTTATGAAAATGGATTTATTCATGCAAAAACGATTTTAGTCGATCGAAAAATCGCTTCCGTTGGAACAGCCAATATTGATATGAGAAGCTTTAGGCTTAATTTTGAAGTGAATGCTTTTATTTATAGTGAACAAATTGCAAATGAATTAACGGATGACTTCCTAGAAGACATGGAGTTATCTACCCATTTAACAGCAGAGCAATATTCCAAAAGATCTTTATGGATTCGTTTCAAAGAATCCTTCTCTAGACTCCTTAGTCCACTTTTATAA
- a CDS encoding beta-class carbonic anhydrase has product MSLLKDILVYNDEFVKEHKYEKFITTKFPNKKMVIVTCMDTRLLELLPHALNLSNGDVKIIKNAGAVVVHPFGSIMRSILVAVYELQADEVLVIGHHDCGMSALHSDSMMEKMKKRGISDETFATLQHSGINLEKWLTGFNSVSESVSHSVNMIKKHPLLPSDVPVHGLVIDPKTGKLDLVVEGY; this is encoded by the coding sequence ATGAGTCTATTAAAAGATATATTAGTGTATAATGATGAATTTGTTAAGGAACACAAATATGAAAAATTTATTACAACCAAATTTCCTAATAAAAAGATGGTTATTGTAACTTGTATGGATACAAGGCTATTAGAACTTTTACCACACGCTTTAAATCTTTCCAATGGGGATGTAAAAATTATCAAAAATGCCGGTGCAGTTGTTGTTCACCCATTTGGTAGTATTATGCGTAGCATTTTGGTTGCGGTATATGAACTTCAGGCAGATGAAGTACTGGTAATTGGACATCATGATTGTGGAATGAGTGCACTGCATTCGGATAGTATGATGGAGAAAATGAAAAAAAGAGGCATCTCTGATGAAACGTTTGCTACATTGCAGCATTCAGGAATAAATCTAGAAAAATGGTTAACTGGATTTAATTCTGTATCAGAAAGTGTTTCACACAGTGTAAATATGATAAAAAAACATCCATTATTGCCAAGTGACGTTCCAGTTCATGGATTAGTAATTGATCCAAAGACTGGAAAATTAGACTTGGTTGTTGAGGGATATTAA
- a CDS encoding DUF1540 domain-containing protein gives MAKDVLCEVSNCTFWEKGNHCGADQIYVVSNVGKHADTSYETDCKTFEPESLS, from the coding sequence ATGGCAAAGGATGTACTTTGTGAAGTAAGTAACTGTACTTTTTGGGAAAAAGGAAATCACTGTGGTGCTGATCAAATTTATGTTGTAAGTAATGTTGGAAAACATGCAGATACAAGTTATGAAACAGACTGTAAAACATTTGAGCCTGAAAGTTTAAGCTAA
- a CDS encoding DUF6154 family protein — protein MKIVDELYNLYKNKLTGDEEDIDMLAFAFLEEMSREDLLHIIQELNEQELYDLMGLYLIESLKGKFASEDYRKPNNPIFTHRNLH, from the coding sequence ATGAAAATTGTTGATGAACTTTATAACTTATATAAAAATAAACTAACCGGTGACGAAGAAGATATAGATATGCTTGCCTTTGCTTTCTTAGAAGAAATGAGCAGAGAAGATTTATTACATATAATCCAGGAATTAAATGAACAAGAATTATATGATTTAATGGGGCTTTATTTAATTGAAAGCTTAAAAGGCAAGTTTGCGAGTGAAGATTATCGAAAGCCCAATAACCCTATCTTTACGCATCGAAATTTACACTGA
- a CDS encoding NAD(P)/FAD-dependent oxidoreductase gives MSLYHGSLYWPTTIKDKPKYPKLNKDRSCEVLIIGAGMSGALLTYKLAKESLDVILVDKDRVGNGSSSANTGLLQYSNDKMLHSFAETIGVKDAVRFYRLCFNGMEELKRIAETLQDDIQFENRQSLYYASTSADILAIKKEYDMLKKYDFPIEFLDEDKIYQSYGFKKHAAIRTSNDAEVNPQKLVISLIKEASQYSNVQVFEKTEVQKLYYQDGYWLFKSEDAIIRAKHVVYATGYESDAITMNMATKLNRTYVIVTNPVSSFQQWEDRCLIWETKRPYFYMRTTYDGRIVAGGLDEEMMEAPKDPKILNGYANNLLTRIKEHFPQFQLQADYVYGATFGESVDGIPFIGEDPKQKNLYYCLGFGGNGTVYSAFGSTIIKELITKGEHPDADLVRLDR, from the coding sequence GTGAGCTTATATCATGGATCATTATATTGGCCAACTACTATAAAGGATAAACCGAAATATCCTAAGCTTAATAAAGACAGGTCGTGTGAAGTTCTTATTATCGGGGCTGGTATGTCAGGAGCTTTGTTAACGTATAAGCTAGCTAAGGAATCACTGGATGTTATTCTAGTGGATAAAGACCGTGTTGGAAATGGGAGTTCTTCTGCTAACACTGGCTTATTACAGTATTCTAATGATAAAATGCTGCACTCCTTTGCAGAAACCATTGGAGTGAAAGATGCTGTTCGATTTTATCGTTTATGCTTTAATGGGATGGAGGAATTGAAAAGGATAGCGGAAACACTGCAAGATGATATTCAATTTGAAAATAGACAAAGCTTGTATTATGCAAGTACATCCGCTGATATACTTGCCATAAAAAAAGAATATGACATGCTCAAGAAATATGATTTTCCTATCGAATTTCTAGATGAAGACAAGATTTATCAATCATATGGTTTTAAAAAGCATGCAGCTATTCGCACAAGTAATGACGCAGAAGTAAATCCTCAAAAGCTGGTTATATCCCTGATAAAAGAGGCTTCCCAATACAGTAATGTCCAGGTTTTTGAAAAAACCGAAGTCCAAAAGCTTTATTATCAAGATGGCTATTGGCTTTTTAAGAGCGAAGACGCAATTATTCGAGCAAAGCATGTTGTTTATGCTACAGGTTATGAGTCCGATGCCATTACAATGAATATGGCCACAAAATTAAACAGAACGTATGTGATTGTTACGAATCCTGTTTCTTCATTTCAACAATGGGAAGATAGATGTTTAATTTGGGAGACAAAGCGACCCTATTTTTATATGAGAACAACCTATGATGGGAGGATTGTGGCTGGAGGATTAGATGAAGAAATGATGGAAGCTCCCAAAGATCCCAAGATATTAAATGGGTATGCTAATAACTTATTGACTCGTATAAAAGAACATTTCCCACAATTTCAATTACAAGCTGATTATGTCTATGGAGCTACATTTGGAGAATCTGTGGATGGTATTCCTTTTATAGGAGAAGACCCTAAACAAAAAAATCTCTATTATTGCTTAGGGTTTGGAGGAAATGGTACGGTTTATAGTGCTTTTGGATCGACAATAATAAAGGAGTTAATTACAAAAGGAGAACATCCTGATGCCGATTTGGTACGATTGGATAGATAA
- the ytkD gene encoding RNA deprotection pyrophosphohydrolase, giving the protein MEIFYDQNNNLVKLSFIKNEWNQEAKHVLVICQYKNQWLLTAHKQRGLEFPGGKRECRETIIQTAHREVFEETGGIIESLQWVATYQVFGEEPFVKDVFFARISQLNPKEDYQETEGPVLVYGDIMKLRWEPSYSFIMKDDVITFCISCIQNELLSEKKG; this is encoded by the coding sequence ATGGAAATATTTTATGATCAAAACAATAATTTAGTGAAACTTTCTTTTATAAAAAATGAATGGAACCAAGAAGCAAAGCATGTATTAGTTATCTGTCAGTATAAAAATCAATGGTTATTAACTGCTCATAAGCAGAGAGGATTAGAGTTTCCTGGTGGAAAGAGAGAATGTAGGGAAACAATTATCCAAACTGCTCATAGAGAGGTATTTGAAGAAACAGGTGGAATCATTGAAAGTCTGCAATGGGTGGCAACCTATCAAGTATTTGGAGAAGAACCCTTTGTGAAAGATGTTTTTTTTGCAAGAATTAGTCAATTGAACCCGAAAGAAGACTATCAAGAGACAGAAGGGCCAGTGTTAGTTTATGGTGATATCATGAAATTGCGTTGGGAACCTTCCTATAGCTTTATTATGAAGGATGATGTTATTACATTTTGTATTTCTTGTATTCAAAACGAATTATTAAGTGAAAAGAAGGGGTAA
- a CDS encoding o-succinylbenzoate--CoA ligase, producing the protein MTEILPNFIKNRAHLTPDREAIVYKEKRLTFKELYEMAYYRAGILTGLGVKDTDYVGFLVKSDLETVLHLYAMQIIGAKAVLLNNRLTAKEIAYQLKDAKVTYLITEELFQEKVIQVKEKVLEISIYLKEDIEEYTYIEPKEKDYITLDETCTIMYTSGTTGLPKGVIQSYGNHWWSAVGNTLNAGLYEKDTWLCTVPIFHISGYSILMKSIIYGMKIVLHESFDEKRVLQDLWKEKITIISVVTTMLQRIEQATSEKFPAYFRYMLLGGGPATVELLTRCINKGILVYYSYGMTETSSQIVTLSPEDSISKIGSAGKPLFPAQLRIVNPLGEELGPNEVGEITVCGPNVSKGYLNKENHLINGWFFTGDIGYIDSEGFLYVLDRRSDLIISGGENVYPAEVEAVLTEMEGIREAAVIGIPDAQWGQVPVAFVVEDGSAGSEKWIMENCEKSLAKYKIPKKIIFVSEIPRNASGKIVRRDLRKWVEEQKDFYLR; encoded by the coding sequence ATGACAGAAATACTTCCTAATTTTATCAAAAATAGAGCCCATTTAACCCCAGATAGAGAGGCCATCGTTTATAAAGAGAAACGATTAACATTTAAAGAATTATATGAGATGGCGTACTACCGAGCTGGGATATTGACAGGCTTAGGGGTAAAGGACACGGATTATGTAGGATTTCTAGTGAAGAGTGATTTAGAGACAGTACTTCACCTATATGCCATGCAGATTATTGGAGCAAAAGCAGTTCTTCTTAACAATCGGTTAACGGCAAAAGAAATTGCTTATCAATTAAAAGATGCGAAGGTTACTTATTTAATAACAGAAGAACTTTTTCAGGAAAAGGTAATACAGGTAAAGGAAAAAGTATTAGAAATATCGATTTATTTAAAAGAGGATATAGAAGAATACACTTACATAGAGCCGAAGGAAAAGGATTATATTACATTAGATGAAACTTGCACAATTATGTATACGTCAGGAACAACTGGACTTCCGAAAGGAGTCATTCAATCTTATGGTAATCATTGGTGGAGTGCAGTAGGAAATACATTGAATGCTGGGTTATATGAGAAGGACACTTGGTTATGTACGGTTCCAATATTCCATATTAGCGGGTACTCTATTTTAATGAAAAGTATTATTTATGGGATGAAAATAGTGCTTCACGAATCCTTTGATGAAAAAAGGGTCCTCCAAGATTTATGGAAAGAAAAAATAACCATCATATCTGTAGTAACTACGATGCTACAGCGAATAGAGCAGGCTACTAGCGAAAAATTCCCAGCGTATTTCCGTTACATGCTTTTAGGTGGAGGTCCTGCCACAGTAGAACTTCTTACTAGATGCATCAATAAAGGAATTCTTGTTTATTATTCTTACGGAATGACAGAAACCTCTTCCCAAATAGTCACCCTTTCGCCTGAAGATAGCATTAGCAAAATAGGGTCAGCAGGTAAACCTCTTTTCCCTGCACAATTACGCATTGTAAATCCTTTAGGTGAAGAATTAGGTCCGAATGAAGTGGGAGAAATCACTGTATGTGGTCCCAATGTATCAAAAGGCTATTTAAATAAAGAGAATCATTTAATAAATGGCTGGTTTTTCACTGGGGATATTGGGTATATAGATTCTGAAGGATTTCTCTATGTATTAGATAGAAGATCTGACTTAATTATTTCAGGTGGGGAAAATGTATATCCCGCAGAAGTGGAAGCAGTATTGACTGAAATGGAAGGAATCAGAGAGGCTGCGGTAATTGGAATTCCAGATGCTCAATGGGGACAGGTTCCTGTTGCTTTTGTTGTAGAAGATGGAAGTGCAGGTTCAGAGAAATGGATAATGGAAAATTGTGAAAAGTCATTAGCTAAATATAAAATTCCTAAAAAAATCATTTTTGTTTCAGAGATTCCACGCAATGCATCTGGAAAGATTGTACGAAGAGATTTAAGAAAATGGGTAGAGGAACAAAAGGATTTTTATTTACGCTAA
- a CDS encoding sulfite exporter TauE/SafE family protein — translation MEELHFGMLLFLIGAGFIAAFIDSVVGGGGLISLPALLFTGLPPQIALGTNKLASTMGSLTSSISFIRHGKTDKKLIVKLLPLSIIGSAIGVYVVQKIPSESLKPLILVVLILVTIYTLTKKEWGINSTYNGMTKKKLLFALFIVPLIGFYDGFLGGGTGSFFLFSFLLMGFDFVESAGNAKVLNFGSNLTALIVFLFYDSVYYLYGIVMGIAMILGAYIGSRVAIAKGSNYVKILFVLVSATLIGKNIYDYLTNR, via the coding sequence ATGGAAGAATTACATTTTGGAATGCTGCTTTTTTTAATTGGTGCCGGATTTATTGCTGCATTTATTGATTCGGTTGTTGGTGGTGGCGGGTTAATATCTTTGCCTGCTCTTTTATTTACTGGATTGCCACCGCAAATTGCCCTAGGAACAAATAAACTGGCATCGACAATGGGATCATTAACTAGCTCGATTTCTTTTATAAGGCATGGAAAAACCGATAAGAAGTTAATTGTAAAACTATTGCCTCTTTCCATTATTGGTTCCGCAATCGGAGTTTATGTAGTACAAAAAATACCATCGGAATCTCTAAAGCCATTAATCCTTGTTGTTTTAATATTGGTAACTATTTATACGCTTACGAAAAAAGAATGGGGAATAAACTCTACATATAATGGAATGACGAAAAAGAAGCTATTATTTGCTCTTTTTATTGTACCATTAATAGGATTCTATGATGGTTTTTTAGGTGGGGGTACTGGATCATTCTTTTTATTTTCTTTTCTTTTAATGGGATTTGATTTTGTGGAATCAGCAGGAAATGCGAAAGTTCTTAATTTCGGAAGTAATCTTACAGCACTTATTGTTTTTTTATTTTATGATTCTGTTTATTATTTATATGGTATTGTAATGGGAATTGCAATGATTTTAGGGGCGTACATCGGTTCTCGAGTGGCTATTGCAAAAGGCTCAAATTATGTGAAAATATTATTTGTCCTTGTTTCTGCAACATTGATTGGTAAAAATATTTATGATTATTTAACAAATCGATAA
- the menH gene encoding 2-succinyl-6-hydroxy-2,4-cyclohexadiene-1-carboxylate synthase: MYIQIKNVNYHITINGEGEPLLLLHGFTGDSGTWLPFIPVWKKNYKVITVDIVGHGKTDSPEDVADFSMKESMDHLKEIIDSFRISPVHLLGYSMGGRLALAYCIEYPETVKKLILESASPGLKTEEEQRQRRIQDEKLGDSILEQGIINFVDKWEKIPLFKSQERLDSTVKQTIRNQRLANNPIGLANSLKGMGTGAQSSYWSQISKIKTDTLLLTGELDPKFNQIAEEMVKSNKKMRHLNVNDAGHAIHVEKPEIFGTIVMEFLRS, translated from the coding sequence ATGTATATCCAAATAAAGAATGTAAATTATCATATAACAATTAATGGAGAGGGGGAACCTCTCTTATTATTACATGGGTTTACTGGGGATAGTGGAACATGGCTTCCATTTATTCCGGTTTGGAAGAAAAACTACAAGGTAATAACCGTAGATATTGTGGGACATGGAAAAACGGATTCACCGGAAGATGTAGCAGATTTTTCCATGAAGGAAAGTATGGATCATTTAAAGGAGATCATAGATTCTTTTCGTATCTCTCCCGTACATTTATTAGGCTATTCAATGGGTGGACGGTTGGCATTGGCGTATTGTATCGAATATCCTGAAACAGTAAAAAAGCTTATTCTTGAAAGCGCATCGCCAGGCTTAAAAACCGAAGAGGAGCAAAGGCAAAGACGAATACAGGATGAAAAACTGGGAGATTCTATCCTTGAACAAGGAATAATAAATTTTGTGGATAAATGGGAGAAGATTCCCTTGTTTAAAAGTCAGGAGCGACTAGATTCAACTGTTAAGCAGACTATAAGGAATCAGCGATTAGCTAATAATCCAATTGGATTAGCTAATAGTTTAAAGGGAATGGGGACAGGAGCCCAAAGCTCTTATTGGTCTCAAATTTCTAAAATTAAGACAGATACGCTTTTACTAACAGGAGAACTAGATCCAAAGTTTAACCAAATTGCTGAAGAAATGGTTAAGAGCAATAAAAAAATGCGACATTTGAATGTAAATGATGCAGGTCATGCAATTCATGTGGAGAAACCTGAAATTTTTGGTACAATAGTAATGGAGTTTTTAAGGAGCTGA